A region of Drosophila suzukii chromosome 2L, CBGP_Dsuzu_IsoJpt1.0, whole genome shotgun sequence DNA encodes the following proteins:
- the Wdr62 gene encoding mitogen-activated protein kinase-binding protein 1 isoform X9, whose translation MRHLIMTPASLSASTPTLSTLHHQRMALQSQSQSPLTSPLTPSPSSVFGSPKFPANYERSEKIKLKKVLGLTVCSNAALDVSPVSGLLAYPAGCTVVLFNAKRQTQAYLVNTSRKAFTSVAFSRCGRYVATGECGINPAIKVWELETPNGSLEHCSGGNVIAEFVDHKYAVTCVAFSPTGKYLVSVGSQHDMIVNVFDWRANLKMASNKISSKVAAVCFAEDGSYFVTVGNRHVKYWYLEGGRKYKDPIPLMGRSAILGDLRDNDFCAVACGKGICAESTYAITRQGHLVEFSSRRLLDKWVQCRTTNANCICVNERFILVGCAESIIRIFNAATLEYVTTLPRTHYLGVDVAQGIQINHIMSVPQQAKFPDCIAMVFDEQRCKVSCVYNDHSLYIWDLRDISRVGKSHSFLYHSTCIWGVETVPYNVEREPSQTLPEECFVTCSSDDTIRVWGLDGCTNNDIYRRNIYSKELLKIVYSDEELQFIKDQGSSLFDKAGNSSYDGRNGVRCIKISPELQHLASGDRCGNIRVYNLVNLRLLTTIEAHESEVLCLEYSNERIDRKLLASASRDRLIHVFDVAQNYLLLQTLDDHSSSITSIKFVGAGLNFQMISCGADKSIMFRSFQGNIFMRGTNTSGKTTLYDMEVDSNAKHILTACQDRNVRVYGTQNAKQTKTFKGSHSDEGSLIKLSLDPSGIYVATSCTDKTLAVYDYYSSECMARMYGHSELVTGLKFTNDCRHLISASGDGCIFIWQVPHDMIVTMQARMSQQRLRSGHAPLPRPLASISPPDGIALESPTSEIEQPQLQPKFGVAERFSDVGQLPQWAMRKAAADSDSGALSIPTPSGGSTNVPAMHAASSMGNLSSSPSQQIPGLAPRARGRWAQRSTQLETADDLRSNSESPLGTVSSVGGHSGVNVQTSDYNSASSKDITYNQTYLSEDSSIDSGMETRRGELKFIGSSNNGTVVTVSSVSSMAVSASNGAMSTGSGPAQQRLQLPDKRLKPGLRFDTHTHDHDGDVEDISDGERTSSDHGMFYNNLAPSTPTDFKVTAMNEDELRKSVRRQKFEKTGLQLTTAALSGNGSSHTASTGTGTGTSDTEDEGSTPSAENAERSLASTLGGSSENLPQSSSNSFLHAALPEGPGLTTPMERGGSSRRSISAKHNTENGKSVAAPPTITKSYTSTKKEELLQVINKVKQQLENVGHRPLRGSHSISDLSLAANLDGSRNVGGGPGRYTKPGNPKTLNPMPIEESSIRRACSLSDLHMGNFGKPGKSNGTPQKPQVQHRNGNVSRSASKRNSLQGKTGLGASSNSMNVLNQGSDSEPEDSNRLRSASNGQGRSNGPIAASRQYSNKINNVNNNRRKTPNFSSATPMQDDSSSEETPNSTVNNKPIVPPRPRNLGFDHKSKLMINNSGSPSGIAKQRSGVTSTEDFEGTDPEAQVHNVINKLYTTTQAAMQLHANLKNSLLLKELENALIMSRNMLSSITNRQAEKTNNGGGVGGGLGMGGSGGLNHDQLSADNGDYLMMVNNCADLLSNLRTKHKPDDCENNS comes from the exons CTGCACGGTGGTGCTGTTCAACGCAAAGCGCCAGACCCAGGCCTACTTGGTCAACACCTCCCGCAAAGCATTCACATCCGTGGCATTTTCGCGATGCGGTCGCTATGTGGCCACCGGCGAGTGTGGCATCAATCCGGCGATCAAAGTCTGGGAGCTGGAAACTCCCAACGGAAGTCTGGAGCACTGCAGCGGCGGCAATGTTATTGCAGAGTTTGTGGACCACAAATACGCCGTCACCTGTGTG GCCTTTTCGCCCACTGGCAAGTACCTGGTTTCGGTGGGCTCCCAGCACGACATGATTGTCAACGTGTTCGACTGGCGAGCCAACCTCAAGATGGCCTCGAATAAAATCAGCTCCAAGGTGGCTGCCGTGTGTTTTGCCGAAGATGGCAGCTATTTCGTCACCGTGGGCAATCGCCATGTCAAATACTGGTATCTGGAGGGAGGAAGAAAG TATAAGGATCCCATTCCCCTGATGGGACGGAGCGCCATTCTGGGTGATTTGCGGGACAACGACTTCTGTGCGGTGGCCTGCGGAAAGGGTATCTGTGCGGAGAGCACGTACGCCATCACGCGGCAAGGACACTTGGTGGAGTTCAGTTCCCGTCGCCTGCTGGACAAGTGGGTGCAGTGCCGCACCACCAATGCCAACTGTATCTGCGTGAACGAGAGATTCATCCTGGTGGGCTGTGCCGAGTCCATCATTCGCATCTTCAATGCGGCCACGCTGGAGTACGTGACCACTCTGCCCAGAACTCATTACTTGGGCGTGGATGTGGCCCAGGGCATTCAGATCAACCACATCATGTCGGTGCCGCAGCAGGCCAAGTTCCCCGATTGCATCGCCATGGTTTTCGATGAACAGCGTTGCAAG GTGAGCTGCGTTTACAACGATCACTCCCTTTACATCTGGGATCTGCGCGACATCTCACGAGTGGGCAAGTCGCACTCGTTCCTTTACCACTCCACTTGCATCTGGGGCGTGGAGACAGTGCCATATAATGTGGAGCGGGAGCCATCGCAAACTCTCCCGGAGGAGTGCTTCGTCACCTGCTCCTCGGACGACACAATTCGCGTCTGGGGATTGGATGGATGCACCAACAATGATATCTATCGAAGGAACATCTACTCCAAGGAGCTGCTGAAGATTGTGTACAGCGATGAGGAGCTGCAGTTCATCAAGGATCAGGGATCTTCGCTATTCGATAAAGCAGGAAATTCCTCTTATGATGGAAGGAATGGTGTGCGTTGCATTAAGATCAGTCCGGAACTGCAACACCTGGCCAGTGGAGATCGGTGCGGCAATATACGTGTGTATAATCTGGTCAATCTGCGCCTGCTCACCACCATCGAAGCTCATGAGTCGGAGGTGCTTTGTCTGGAGTACTCCAATGAGCGGATCGACCGAAAGTTGCTAGCCAGTGCCAGTAGGGATCGTCTGATCCATGTCTTTGATGTGGCCCAAAATTATTTACTGCTACAAACACTGGATGATCACAGCTCCTCAATCACCTCGATTAAGTTTGTAGGTGCTGGACTCAATTTCCAGATGATTAGTTGCGGAGCCGACAAGTCCATTATGTTTAGGAGTTTTCAG GGCAACATCTTTATGAGGGGAACCAACACCTCTGGAAAGACAACGTTGTATGACATGGAGGTCGACTCGAATGCAAAGCACATTTTGACCGCCTGCCAGGACCGCAATGTGCGAGTCTACGGAACCCAAAATGCCAAGCAAACAAAAACCTTTAAGGGTTCACATTCGGACGAAGGAAGTCTGATTAAACTGAGCCTCGATCCCAGTGGCATCTATGTGGCCACATCGTGCACGGATAAAACCCTGGCTGTATATGATTACTACTCCAGTGAGTGTATGGCGAGGATGTATGGTCACAGCGAGCTGGTCACGGGTCTGAAGTTTACCAACGATTGCCGCCATTTAATATCTGCCAGCGGCGATGGTTGTATTTTCATCTGGCAAGTGCCACACGATATGATAGTGACCATGCAGGCGAGGATGTCACAGCAGCGTCTCAGGTCGGGACATGCTCCGTTGCCACGACCCCTGGCTTCCATTTCACCACCAGATGGTATTGCGCTGGAATCACCAACCAGTGAAATAGAGCAGCCGCAATTACAGCCCAAGTTTGGAGTGGCCGAGAGGTTTTCGGATGTGGGTCAACTGCCTCAGTGGGCGATGCGAAAAGCAGCAGCGGATTCGGATAGTGGAGCCCTGTCCATACCCACACCCAGTGGTGGATCCACAAATGTACCTGCCATGCATGCCGCTTCATCGATGGGAAACCTGAGCTCATCACCGAGTCAACAGATCCCAGGACTGGCACCCCGAGCCAGGGGCAGATGGGCCCAGAGGAGCACACAATTGGAAACGGCTGATGACCTGCGTTCCAACTCGGAAAGTCCCCTGGGAACCGTATCCTCTGTAGGTGGTCATAGCGGTGTAAATGTCCAGACTTCTGACTACAATAGTGCCTCTTCCAAGGACATTACATATAATCAAACCTACTTGAGCGAGGACTCCTCCATCGATTCCGGTATGGAAACGCGAAGGGGCGAACTTAAGTTTatcggcagcagcaacaatggAACGGTGGTCACTGTGTCCTCCGTTTCCTCGATGGCTGTTTCTGCCTCCAATGGTGCCATGTCAACGGGTTCTGGACCTGCCCAACAGCGACTCCAGCTGCCGGATAAAAGGTTGAAGCCGGGTCTGCGGTTCGATACGCATACCCATGATCATGATGGTGATGTAGAGGATATCTCCGATGGAGAGAGAACTAGCTCCGACCATGGAATGTTTTACAACAACCTGGCGCCCAGCACGCCAAC AGATTTCAAGGTGACGGCCATGAACGAGGATGAGTTGCGCAAATCAGTGCGCCGTCAAAAGTTTGAAAAAACAGGCCTTCAGCTTACCACCGCGGCGCTCAGCGGAAATGGAAGTTCGCACACGGCGAGCACCGGAACCGGAACAGGAACCTCGGATACCGAGGACGAAGGCTCCACGCCAAGTGCCGAAAATGCAGAACGTTCGCTGGCCTCCACGCTGGGCGGTAGCTCTGAAAATCTCCCCCAGAGCAGCAGCAATAGTTTTCTGCATGCTGCTCTGCCCGAGGGACCGGGATTAACAACACCCATGGAACGGGGTGGCAGCA GTCGCCGCAGCATCAGTGCCAAGCACAAtacggaaaatggaaaaagcGTGGCCGCACCGCCCACCATCACCAAGTCATATACGAGCACCAAAAAGGAAGAGCTGCTGCAGGTCATCAACAAGGTCAAGCAGCAACTGGAGAAT GTAGGCCATAGACCCCTACGGGGAAGCCATAGCATATCGGACCTGAGTCTGGCTGCCAATTTGGATGGATCAAGGAATGTGGGCGGAGGACCAGGACGTTACACGAAGCCGG GCAATCCCAAAACGCTCAATCCCATGCCCATCGAGGAGTCCTCCATACGCCGCGCCTGCTCGCTGAGCGACCTGCACATGGGCAACTTTGGCAAGC CTGGCAAATCGAATGGCACACCACAGAAGCCGCAGGTCCAGCACCGAAATGGAAATGTCTCGCGATCGGCCAGCAAAAGGAACAGTTTGCAGGGCAAAACCGGACTGGGTGCCTCCAGCAACTCAATGAACGTTCTTAATCAGGGT agcGATTCCGAACCCGAGGACAGCAATCGTTTGCGTAGTGCCAGCAACGGACAGGGACGCAGCAACGGACCAATTG CTGCCAGTCGCCAGTACAGCAACAAGATCAACAATGTCAACAACAATCGTCGAAAGACACCAAACTTCAGCAGTG CCACACCCATGCAGGACGACTCTAGCTCCGAGGAGACGCCCAACAGCACTGTCAACAACAAGCCCATTGTGCCACCAAGGCCAAGAAATTTGGGCTTTGATCACAAGAGCAAGCTAATGATTAACAATAGTGGCAGTCCGAGCGGAATTGCCAAACAGAGAAGTGGAGTGACTTCCACGGAGGACTTCGAGGGTACAGATC CCGAAGCCCAAGTACACAATGTGATTAATAAACTTTACACGACTACACAGGCAGCTATGCAGCTGCATGCGAATCTGAAGAATTCGTTGCTGCTGAAGGAACTGGAGAATGCCCTTATTATGTCCAGAAATATGCTAAGCAGCATCACCAATAG ACAAGCGGAGAAAACAAACAACGGAGGCGGAGTGGGCGGGGGATTGGGAATGGGTGGTAGTGGGGGATTGAACCACGATCAGCTGAGCGCTGACAACGGAGACTATCTGATGATGGTCAACAACTGTGCCGATCTTTTGAGCAATTTACGCACGAAGCACAAACCCGATGACTGTGAGAATAACTCCTAG
- the Wdr62 gene encoding mitogen-activated protein kinase-binding protein 1 isoform X10, which translates to MDAPDVGRIIRAPARRKRNDEQLMDRIKLKKVLGLTVCSNAALDVSPVSGLLAYPAGCTVVLFNAKRQTQAYLVNTSRKAFTSVAFSRCGRYVATGECGINPAIKVWELETPNGSLEHCSGGNVIAEFVDHKYAVTCVAFSPTGKYLVSVGSQHDMIVNVFDWRANLKMASNKISSKVAAVCFAEDGSYFVTVGNRHVKYWYLEGGRKYKDPIPLMGRSAILGDLRDNDFCAVACGKGICAESTYAITRQGHLVEFSSRRLLDKWVQCRTTNANCICVNERFILVGCAESIIRIFNAATLEYVTTLPRTHYLGVDVAQGIQINHIMSVPQQAKFPDCIAMVFDEQRCKVSCVYNDHSLYIWDLRDISRVGKSHSFLYHSTCIWGVETVPYNVEREPSQTLPEECFVTCSSDDTIRVWGLDGCTNNDIYRRNIYSKELLKIVYSDEELQFIKDQGSSLFDKAGNSSYDGRNGVRCIKISPELQHLASGDRCGNIRVYNLVNLRLLTTIEAHESEVLCLEYSNERIDRKLLASASRDRLIHVFDVAQNYLLLQTLDDHSSSITSIKFVGAGLNFQMISCGADKSIMFRSFQGNIFMRGTNTSGKTTLYDMEVDSNAKHILTACQDRNVRVYGTQNAKQTKTFKGSHSDEGSLIKLSLDPSGIYVATSCTDKTLAVYDYYSSECMARMYGHSELVTGLKFTNDCRHLISASGDGCIFIWQVPHDMIVTMQARMSQQRLRSGHAPLPRPLASISPPDGIALESPTSEIEQPQLQPKFGVAERFSDVGQLPQWAMRKAAADSDSGALSIPTPSGGSTNVPAMHAASSMGNLSSSPSQQIPGLAPRARGRWAQRSTQLETADDLRSNSESPLGTVSSVGGHSGVNVQTSDYNSASSKDITYNQTYLSEDSSIDSGMETRRGELKFIGSSNNGTVVTVSSVSSMAVSASNGAMSTGSGPAQQRLQLPDKRLKPGLRFDTHTHDHDGDVEDISDGERTSSDHGMFYNNLAPSTPTDFKVTAMNEDELRKSVRRQKFEKTGLQLTTAALSGNGSSHTASTGTGTGTSDTEDEGSTPSAENAERSLASTLGGSSENLPQSSSNSFLHAALPEGPGLTTPMERGGSSRRSISAKHNTENGKSVAAPPTITKSYTSTKKEELLQVINKVKQQLENVGHRPLRGSHSISDLSLAANLDGSRNVGGGPGRYTKPGNPKTLNPMPIEESSIRRACSLSDLHMGNFGKPGKSNGTPQKPQVQHRNGNVSRSASKRNSLQGKTGLGASSNSMNVLNQGSDSEPEDSNRLRSASNGQGRSNGPIAASRQYSNKINNVNNNRRKTPNFSSATPMQDDSSSEETPNSTVNNKPIVPPRPRNLGFDHKSKLMINNSGSPSGIAKQRSGVTSTEDFEGTDPEAQVHNVINKLYTTTQAAMQLHANLKNSLLLKELENALIMSRNMLSSITNRQAEKTNNGGGVGGGLGMGGSGGLNHDQLSADNGDYLMMVNNCADLLSNLRTKHKPDDCENNS; encoded by the exons CTGCACGGTGGTGCTGTTCAACGCAAAGCGCCAGACCCAGGCCTACTTGGTCAACACCTCCCGCAAAGCATTCACATCCGTGGCATTTTCGCGATGCGGTCGCTATGTGGCCACCGGCGAGTGTGGCATCAATCCGGCGATCAAAGTCTGGGAGCTGGAAACTCCCAACGGAAGTCTGGAGCACTGCAGCGGCGGCAATGTTATTGCAGAGTTTGTGGACCACAAATACGCCGTCACCTGTGTG GCCTTTTCGCCCACTGGCAAGTACCTGGTTTCGGTGGGCTCCCAGCACGACATGATTGTCAACGTGTTCGACTGGCGAGCCAACCTCAAGATGGCCTCGAATAAAATCAGCTCCAAGGTGGCTGCCGTGTGTTTTGCCGAAGATGGCAGCTATTTCGTCACCGTGGGCAATCGCCATGTCAAATACTGGTATCTGGAGGGAGGAAGAAAG TATAAGGATCCCATTCCCCTGATGGGACGGAGCGCCATTCTGGGTGATTTGCGGGACAACGACTTCTGTGCGGTGGCCTGCGGAAAGGGTATCTGTGCGGAGAGCACGTACGCCATCACGCGGCAAGGACACTTGGTGGAGTTCAGTTCCCGTCGCCTGCTGGACAAGTGGGTGCAGTGCCGCACCACCAATGCCAACTGTATCTGCGTGAACGAGAGATTCATCCTGGTGGGCTGTGCCGAGTCCATCATTCGCATCTTCAATGCGGCCACGCTGGAGTACGTGACCACTCTGCCCAGAACTCATTACTTGGGCGTGGATGTGGCCCAGGGCATTCAGATCAACCACATCATGTCGGTGCCGCAGCAGGCCAAGTTCCCCGATTGCATCGCCATGGTTTTCGATGAACAGCGTTGCAAG GTGAGCTGCGTTTACAACGATCACTCCCTTTACATCTGGGATCTGCGCGACATCTCACGAGTGGGCAAGTCGCACTCGTTCCTTTACCACTCCACTTGCATCTGGGGCGTGGAGACAGTGCCATATAATGTGGAGCGGGAGCCATCGCAAACTCTCCCGGAGGAGTGCTTCGTCACCTGCTCCTCGGACGACACAATTCGCGTCTGGGGATTGGATGGATGCACCAACAATGATATCTATCGAAGGAACATCTACTCCAAGGAGCTGCTGAAGATTGTGTACAGCGATGAGGAGCTGCAGTTCATCAAGGATCAGGGATCTTCGCTATTCGATAAAGCAGGAAATTCCTCTTATGATGGAAGGAATGGTGTGCGTTGCATTAAGATCAGTCCGGAACTGCAACACCTGGCCAGTGGAGATCGGTGCGGCAATATACGTGTGTATAATCTGGTCAATCTGCGCCTGCTCACCACCATCGAAGCTCATGAGTCGGAGGTGCTTTGTCTGGAGTACTCCAATGAGCGGATCGACCGAAAGTTGCTAGCCAGTGCCAGTAGGGATCGTCTGATCCATGTCTTTGATGTGGCCCAAAATTATTTACTGCTACAAACACTGGATGATCACAGCTCCTCAATCACCTCGATTAAGTTTGTAGGTGCTGGACTCAATTTCCAGATGATTAGTTGCGGAGCCGACAAGTCCATTATGTTTAGGAGTTTTCAG GGCAACATCTTTATGAGGGGAACCAACACCTCTGGAAAGACAACGTTGTATGACATGGAGGTCGACTCGAATGCAAAGCACATTTTGACCGCCTGCCAGGACCGCAATGTGCGAGTCTACGGAACCCAAAATGCCAAGCAAACAAAAACCTTTAAGGGTTCACATTCGGACGAAGGAAGTCTGATTAAACTGAGCCTCGATCCCAGTGGCATCTATGTGGCCACATCGTGCACGGATAAAACCCTGGCTGTATATGATTACTACTCCAGTGAGTGTATGGCGAGGATGTATGGTCACAGCGAGCTGGTCACGGGTCTGAAGTTTACCAACGATTGCCGCCATTTAATATCTGCCAGCGGCGATGGTTGTATTTTCATCTGGCAAGTGCCACACGATATGATAGTGACCATGCAGGCGAGGATGTCACAGCAGCGTCTCAGGTCGGGACATGCTCCGTTGCCACGACCCCTGGCTTCCATTTCACCACCAGATGGTATTGCGCTGGAATCACCAACCAGTGAAATAGAGCAGCCGCAATTACAGCCCAAGTTTGGAGTGGCCGAGAGGTTTTCGGATGTGGGTCAACTGCCTCAGTGGGCGATGCGAAAAGCAGCAGCGGATTCGGATAGTGGAGCCCTGTCCATACCCACACCCAGTGGTGGATCCACAAATGTACCTGCCATGCATGCCGCTTCATCGATGGGAAACCTGAGCTCATCACCGAGTCAACAGATCCCAGGACTGGCACCCCGAGCCAGGGGCAGATGGGCCCAGAGGAGCACACAATTGGAAACGGCTGATGACCTGCGTTCCAACTCGGAAAGTCCCCTGGGAACCGTATCCTCTGTAGGTGGTCATAGCGGTGTAAATGTCCAGACTTCTGACTACAATAGTGCCTCTTCCAAGGACATTACATATAATCAAACCTACTTGAGCGAGGACTCCTCCATCGATTCCGGTATGGAAACGCGAAGGGGCGAACTTAAGTTTatcggcagcagcaacaatggAACGGTGGTCACTGTGTCCTCCGTTTCCTCGATGGCTGTTTCTGCCTCCAATGGTGCCATGTCAACGGGTTCTGGACCTGCCCAACAGCGACTCCAGCTGCCGGATAAAAGGTTGAAGCCGGGTCTGCGGTTCGATACGCATACCCATGATCATGATGGTGATGTAGAGGATATCTCCGATGGAGAGAGAACTAGCTCCGACCATGGAATGTTTTACAACAACCTGGCGCCCAGCACGCCAAC AGATTTCAAGGTGACGGCCATGAACGAGGATGAGTTGCGCAAATCAGTGCGCCGTCAAAAGTTTGAAAAAACAGGCCTTCAGCTTACCACCGCGGCGCTCAGCGGAAATGGAAGTTCGCACACGGCGAGCACCGGAACCGGAACAGGAACCTCGGATACCGAGGACGAAGGCTCCACGCCAAGTGCCGAAAATGCAGAACGTTCGCTGGCCTCCACGCTGGGCGGTAGCTCTGAAAATCTCCCCCAGAGCAGCAGCAATAGTTTTCTGCATGCTGCTCTGCCCGAGGGACCGGGATTAACAACACCCATGGAACGGGGTGGCAGCA GTCGCCGCAGCATCAGTGCCAAGCACAAtacggaaaatggaaaaagcGTGGCCGCACCGCCCACCATCACCAAGTCATATACGAGCACCAAAAAGGAAGAGCTGCTGCAGGTCATCAACAAGGTCAAGCAGCAACTGGAGAAT GTAGGCCATAGACCCCTACGGGGAAGCCATAGCATATCGGACCTGAGTCTGGCTGCCAATTTGGATGGATCAAGGAATGTGGGCGGAGGACCAGGACGTTACACGAAGCCGG GCAATCCCAAAACGCTCAATCCCATGCCCATCGAGGAGTCCTCCATACGCCGCGCCTGCTCGCTGAGCGACCTGCACATGGGCAACTTTGGCAAGC CTGGCAAATCGAATGGCACACCACAGAAGCCGCAGGTCCAGCACCGAAATGGAAATGTCTCGCGATCGGCCAGCAAAAGGAACAGTTTGCAGGGCAAAACCGGACTGGGTGCCTCCAGCAACTCAATGAACGTTCTTAATCAGGGT agcGATTCCGAACCCGAGGACAGCAATCGTTTGCGTAGTGCCAGCAACGGACAGGGACGCAGCAACGGACCAATTG CTGCCAGTCGCCAGTACAGCAACAAGATCAACAATGTCAACAACAATCGTCGAAAGACACCAAACTTCAGCAGTG CCACACCCATGCAGGACGACTCTAGCTCCGAGGAGACGCCCAACAGCACTGTCAACAACAAGCCCATTGTGCCACCAAGGCCAAGAAATTTGGGCTTTGATCACAAGAGCAAGCTAATGATTAACAATAGTGGCAGTCCGAGCGGAATTGCCAAACAGAGAAGTGGAGTGACTTCCACGGAGGACTTCGAGGGTACAGATC CCGAAGCCCAAGTACACAATGTGATTAATAAACTTTACACGACTACACAGGCAGCTATGCAGCTGCATGCGAATCTGAAGAATTCGTTGCTGCTGAAGGAACTGGAGAATGCCCTTATTATGTCCAGAAATATGCTAAGCAGCATCACCAATAG ACAAGCGGAGAAAACAAACAACGGAGGCGGAGTGGGCGGGGGATTGGGAATGGGTGGTAGTGGGGGATTGAACCACGATCAGCTGAGCGCTGACAACGGAGACTATCTGATGATGGTCAACAACTGTGCCGATCTTTTGAGCAATTTACGCACGAAGCACAAACCCGATGACTGTGAGAATAACTCCTAG